In Mycobacteriales bacterium, a genomic segment contains:
- a CDS encoding extracellular solute-binding protein produces MIVRTGLALVVVGAAALTSACSSSSTSANGKATITFSWWGDSSRAKVTEAAVKVFEQRHPNITVKTQFSPFGAYGQKLATETAGGSAPDLMTIDRGYQNEYAQRGVFLDLASYIPKSLNLSDWDQKFAASGKSDGKQIAVPMAQNSQSLIVDATRVKALGVPMPRSTWTWPDLQHWSEQISQKSGGKYRGFADMGTEWPAFESWLTQRGKTLYDGGKIGFTASDVEQFWNFTSGLRKSNAATSAQVTATIDGIPSDEPLLKHAAAAEWDWDSLFASYVAGTSDKLSLVNLPTVGGQTGMYAKPAMLLAVSSQTKYPAQSVELLNFLVNDPAAAKALGTSRGLFPNLKVRQQLAGHTAGATKAVYQYEQAVRGQLQPTPPAPPKGDDQLGTLMQRTYQQVAFGQLSVTAGANQFMSQAKQTIGQ; encoded by the coding sequence ATGATTGTCCGGACCGGTCTCGCGCTCGTCGTGGTTGGCGCCGCCGCGCTGACCTCGGCCTGCAGTTCGTCGAGCACGTCGGCGAACGGGAAGGCGACGATCACCTTCTCCTGGTGGGGAGATTCCTCTCGCGCCAAGGTGACCGAGGCCGCCGTGAAGGTCTTCGAGCAACGGCATCCCAACATCACCGTCAAGACCCAGTTCAGCCCGTTCGGCGCCTACGGTCAGAAACTCGCGACCGAGACCGCCGGCGGGAGCGCTCCGGACCTGATGACGATCGACCGGGGCTACCAGAACGAATACGCCCAGCGCGGCGTCTTCCTGGATCTCGCCAGCTACATCCCGAAGTCACTGAACCTCAGCGATTGGGATCAGAAGTTTGCCGCCAGCGGAAAGAGCGACGGCAAGCAGATCGCGGTGCCGATGGCGCAGAACAGCCAATCGCTGATCGTCGACGCGACACGGGTCAAGGCGCTCGGTGTGCCGATGCCGCGCAGCACCTGGACCTGGCCGGACCTGCAGCATTGGTCCGAGCAGATATCGCAGAAGTCCGGCGGGAAGTACCGCGGGTTCGCCGACATGGGCACGGAGTGGCCGGCCTTCGAGTCGTGGTTGACGCAACGCGGAAAGACCCTCTACGACGGGGGAAAGATCGGCTTCACGGCCAGCGATGTCGAACAGTTCTGGAACTTCACCTCGGGTCTGCGCAAGTCAAATGCGGCGACGTCCGCGCAGGTGACGGCAACCATCGACGGGATACCGTCCGACGAGCCGCTGCTCAAGCACGCGGCAGCGGCCGAGTGGGACTGGGACAGCCTCTTCGCCAGCTATGTCGCGGGGACCTCGGACAAGCTCAGCCTCGTGAACCTCCCGACGGTCGGCGGACAGACCGGGATGTATGCGAAGCCGGCCATGCTCCTTGCGGTGTCCTCGCAGACGAAGTACCCCGCCCAGTCCGTGGAGCTGCTCAACTTCCTCGTCAACGACCCGGCGGCGGCCAAGGCGCTCGGCACGAGCCGCGGGCTGTTCCCGAACCTAAAGGTCCGCCAACAACTAGCAGGCCATACGGCCGGCGCGACCAAGGCGGTCTACCAGTACGAGCAGGCGGTCCGCGGGCAGCTTCAGCCGACGCCGCCGGCGCCGCCGAAGGGCGATGACCAGCTGGGGACGTTGATGCAGCGGACCTATCAGCAGGTGGCGTTCGGGCAGCTCAGCGTCACTGCCGGTGCGAACCAGTTCATGTCGCAGGCCAAGCAGACCATCGGGCAGTGA
- a CDS encoding cystathionine beta-synthase, whose product MHYSESIIDLVGDTPLVRLSQVTGGAAPLVLAKVEYFNPGGSVKDRIATLMVEDAEASGELQPGGTIVEPTSGNTGVGLAMVAQRKGYRCVFVCPDKVSIDKIRMLRAYGAEVVVCPTAVPPEHPESYYSVSDRLARERPGGWKPNQYANRNNPEAHYRGTGPEIWAQTEGQITHFVAGIGTGGTITGTGRYLKEKSGGRVQVIGADPEGSVYSGGTGRPYLVEGVGEDFWPATYDPSICDEVIPVSDKVSFTMTRRLAREEGLLVGGSCGMAAAAAVQVAQRGAAGDVVVVLLPDSGRGYLSKIFDDDWMADYGFLTSDTETLHVRDVLARKGVRMPELVHVHPTETVREAIDIMREYGVSQMPVVKEEPPVMTAEVVGSVVERDLLDALFAGTAHLADPLERHTSPPLPMIGGGEPVSAAVAALKQADAAVVLDDGRPRGVLTRQDLLSFLAEG is encoded by the coding sequence ATGCACTATTCCGAGTCGATCATCGATCTGGTCGGCGACACCCCTCTGGTCCGGCTCTCCCAGGTGACCGGCGGGGCGGCTCCGCTCGTGCTCGCCAAGGTCGAGTATTTCAACCCGGGTGGCTCGGTGAAGGACCGGATCGCGACGCTGATGGTCGAGGACGCGGAAGCCTCGGGTGAGCTGCAGCCCGGCGGGACGATCGTCGAGCCGACCAGCGGGAACACCGGTGTCGGCCTCGCCATGGTCGCCCAGCGCAAGGGCTACCGCTGCGTCTTCGTCTGCCCGGACAAGGTGTCCATCGACAAGATCAGGATGCTGCGGGCGTACGGCGCCGAGGTGGTCGTGTGCCCGACGGCGGTCCCGCCCGAGCACCCCGAGTCCTACTACAGCGTCTCCGACCGGCTCGCCCGCGAGCGGCCAGGTGGTTGGAAGCCCAACCAGTACGCCAACCGCAACAACCCTGAGGCGCACTACCGCGGCACCGGCCCGGAGATCTGGGCCCAGACCGAGGGCCAAATCACCCATTTCGTCGCCGGAATCGGCACCGGGGGCACCATCACCGGTACCGGCCGCTACCTGAAGGAAAAGTCTGGGGGCCGGGTGCAGGTGATCGGCGCCGATCCCGAGGGGTCGGTCTACTCCGGCGGGACGGGCCGTCCCTACCTCGTCGAAGGCGTCGGCGAAGACTTCTGGCCGGCGACGTACGACCCCAGCATCTGCGACGAGGTCATTCCGGTCAGCGACAAGGTGTCGTTCACGATGACGCGGCGGCTCGCCCGAGAGGAGGGCCTGCTCGTCGGCGGCTCCTGCGGGATGGCCGCCGCCGCCGCGGTGCAGGTCGCCCAGCGCGGCGCGGCCGGTGACGTCGTCGTGGTCCTGTTGCCGGACTCCGGACGCGGCTACCTGTCGAAGATCTTCGACGACGACTGGATGGCCGACTACGGCTTCCTGACGTCGGACACGGAAACCCTGCACGTGCGCGATGTGCTGGCGCGTAAGGGTGTTCGCATGCCGGAGTTGGTGCATGTGCACCCCACCGAGACGGTGCGCGAGGCGATCGACATCATGCGCGAATACGGCGTCTCGCAGATGCCGGTGGTCAAGGAGGAGCCACCGGTGATGACCGCAGAGGTCGTGGGATCGGTGGTCGAACGCGACCTGCTCGACGCGCTGTTCGCGGGTACGGCGCACCTCGCCGACCCGCTCGAGCGGCACACCTCGCCCCCGCTGCCGATGATCGGCGGCGGAGAACCGGTCTCGGCGGCGGTGGCCGCGCTCAAGCAGGCCGATGCGGCGGTGGTGCTCGACGACGGCCGACCGCGGGGTGTGCTGACCAGGCAGGACCTACTGAGCTTCCTCGCGGAAGGCTGA